One part of the Rutidosis leptorrhynchoides isolate AG116_Rl617_1_P2 chromosome 1, CSIRO_AGI_Rlap_v1, whole genome shotgun sequence genome encodes these proteins:
- the LOC139885197 gene encoding uncharacterized protein produces the protein MLGNPEVYASFKSKLESLPGNVVGIASNTEMDSRKEKSHPGGLLLTKFGSNHTTLLDLAFPDNSFGRMHGKSKEAPKTMKQISRLFPNKVTIQMPKMSCYFQTGSNSWTVI, from the exons ATGTTGGGAAACCCGGAAGTCTATGCTTCATTCAAGAGTAAGCTTGAGAGTTTACCTGGGAATGTCGTTGGCATCGCTTCAAACACTGAAATGGATAGTCGTAAGGAGAAA TCTCATCCTGGAGGATTGTTGCTTACAAAGTTTGGTAGCAATCATACAACTTTACTCGACTTGGCTTTCCCG GATAATAGTTTTGGAAGAATGCATGGTAAGAGCAAAGAAGCCCCTAAAACGATGAAGCAAATTAGTCGTCTTTTCCCAAACAAAGTGACTATACAGATGCCCAA GATGAGTTGCTACTTTCAGACTGGAAGCAACAGCTGGACCGTGATATAG